In Streptomyces capitiformicae, one genomic interval encodes:
- a CDS encoding MerR family transcriptional regulator — protein MRSSGDGTAGSAPGRKLGENGPYPLHGSAAGYVPQRPTTVQDSAEAAREPHENVGYRGPTACAAAGITYRQLDYWARTGLVEPSVRPAHGSGTQRLYSFRDVVVLKIVKRFLDTGVSLQNIRTAVQHLRERGFSDLERMTLMSDGATVYECTSPDEVHALLQGGQGIFGIAVGVVWHDVESALSQLHGERVDTGETLVGHNPADELARRRNRAV, from the coding sequence GTGAGAAGCAGCGGCGACGGTACGGCTGGGAGTGCCCCCGGACGCAAGCTGGGGGAGAACGGCCCGTACCCGCTTCACGGCAGCGCGGCCGGTTACGTCCCGCAGCGGCCCACGACTGTGCAGGACAGTGCGGAGGCGGCGCGTGAGCCGCACGAGAACGTCGGTTACCGCGGTCCTACCGCGTGCGCGGCCGCCGGCATCACCTATCGGCAGCTCGACTACTGGGCCCGCACCGGGCTCGTGGAGCCGAGCGTACGGCCCGCTCATGGGTCGGGGACGCAGCGGCTCTACAGTTTCCGGGACGTCGTCGTCCTGAAGATCGTGAAACGGTTCCTCGACACGGGTGTGTCGCTGCAGAACATCCGCACCGCCGTCCAGCACCTCCGGGAGCGGGGCTTCAGCGATCTGGAACGGATGACGCTGATGAGCGACGGTGCCACGGTCTACGAGTGCACCTCGCCCGACGAGGTACACGCTCTGCTCCAAGGCGGCCAGGGGATCTTCGGAATCGCTGTCGGGGTGGTCTGGCATGACGTGGAAAGCGCTCTCTCGCAGCTGCATGGTGAGCGGGTCGACACGGGGGAGACGTTGGTCGGTCACAACCCCGCGGACGAGCTGGCGCGGAGGCGTAACAGGGCTGTCTGA
- a CDS encoding DNA polymerase IV produces the protein MRTAPTILHLDMDAFYASAEQASKPSLRGKAVIVGGLGPRGVVATASYEARVFGVHSAMPMAQARRLAPNAAYLMPRFDFYRAISEQVMGLLRVLSPLVEPLSLDEAFVDLEAGSAAWDEASARLVGAKLRADIRAVTGLTGSVGLAASKMLAKIASEQAKPDGLVLIEPGTERALLGPMSVRILPGVGPATGDHLRRAGITTVEEIVEAGEDEVVRLLGKAHGHGLYAMALARDDRAVVAERDTKSVSVEDTYDVDIHDRVRVRLEVQRLADRCVRRLRGAGLSGRTIVLKVRRYDFSTLTRSETLRGPTDDPAVVREAAGRLLEAVDTTGGVRLLGVGVSGLADYTQEDLFAQAAGEPEPLEEEAVEEAVAEESVSVERQWRAGRDVRHAEYGHGWVQGSGLGRVTVRFETPGSEPGRVRTFRTEDPDLEPADPLPLISGGPVESSSEPGRVVESESRLGSGAEG, from the coding sequence GTGAGAACCGCGCCCACGATTCTGCATCTCGACATGGATGCCTTCTACGCCTCGGCGGAGCAGGCATCCAAGCCGAGCCTGCGTGGGAAGGCCGTCATCGTGGGTGGGCTCGGGCCGCGTGGTGTGGTCGCCACTGCCTCGTACGAGGCCCGAGTGTTCGGGGTGCACTCGGCGATGCCGATGGCGCAGGCGCGCCGCCTCGCGCCCAATGCGGCCTATTTGATGCCGCGCTTCGATTTCTACCGGGCGATCAGCGAGCAGGTCATGGGGCTGCTGCGGGTGCTGTCGCCGTTGGTGGAGCCGCTCAGCCTGGACGAGGCGTTCGTGGACCTGGAGGCGGGGAGTGCGGCTTGGGACGAGGCGTCGGCGCGGCTCGTCGGGGCCAAGCTGCGCGCGGACATTCGGGCGGTGACCGGGCTGACCGGATCCGTGGGGCTCGCTGCCTCCAAGATGCTCGCGAAGATCGCCTCCGAGCAGGCCAAGCCGGACGGTCTTGTGCTCATCGAGCCCGGGACCGAGCGGGCGCTGCTCGGGCCGATGTCGGTGCGGATCCTGCCGGGGGTGGGGCCGGCGACCGGGGACCATCTGCGGCGGGCCGGGATCACGACCGTCGAGGAGATCGTGGAGGCGGGAGAGGACGAGGTCGTACGACTGCTGGGGAAGGCCCATGGGCATGGGCTGTACGCGATGGCGCTGGCGCGCGATGACCGGGCGGTGGTGGCCGAGCGGGACACGAAGTCCGTGTCGGTGGAGGACACGTACGACGTGGACATCCATGACCGGGTTCGGGTGCGGCTGGAGGTGCAGCGGCTTGCCGATCGGTGTGTGCGGCGGCTGAGGGGGGCCGGGCTCTCGGGGCGGACCATCGTGCTGAAGGTGCGGCGGTATGACTTTTCGACGCTGACCCGGTCGGAGACGTTGCGGGGGCCGACGGACGACCCTGCCGTGGTGCGGGAGGCCGCGGGGCGGCTGCTGGAGGCCGTGGACACGACTGGGGGCGTGCGGTTGCTCGGGGTGGGGGTCAGCGGGCTCGCCGACTACACGCAGGAGGATCTGTTCGCGCAGGCGGCGGGGGAGCCGGAGCCCCTTGAGGAGGAGGCGGTGGAGGAGGCCGTGGCTGAGGAGAGTGTGTCTGTTGAGCGGCAGTGGCGGGCGGGGCGCGACGTGCGGCATGCCGAGTACGGGCATGGGTGGGTACAGGGGAGTGGGCTCGGGCGGGTCACTGTGCGGTTCGAGACGCCCGGGTCGGAGCCGGGGCGGGTGCGGACGTTTCGAACCGAGGACCCTGATCTGGAGCCGGCGGATCCGTTGCCGCTGATATCGGGCGGGCCGGTGGAGTCGTCGTCGGAGCCCGGGCGAGTGGTGGAGAGCGAGTCGAGGTTGGGGTCCGGGGCGGAGGGCTGA
- a CDS encoding PRC-barrel domain-containing protein, translating to MQTDIDPRNLIGRKAFDRKGTKLGTVDEVYLDDATGIPEWAAIRMGLFGRDAFVPLEPSELIEGTLRVPFDRSLIKDAPDFGVGRHLSPEQELQLYHHYGLDIAPPPPLNHNSTNTTTQEDP from the coding sequence GTGCAGACCGACATCGATCCGCGCAACCTGATCGGCCGCAAGGCGTTCGACCGCAAAGGCACCAAGCTCGGCACCGTCGACGAGGTCTACCTCGACGACGCGACCGGCATCCCCGAGTGGGCCGCGATACGCATGGGCCTCTTCGGCCGCGACGCGTTCGTCCCCCTCGAGCCCAGCGAACTCATCGAGGGCACCCTCCGAGTCCCCTTCGACCGCTCCCTCATCAAAGACGCCCCCGACTTCGGCGTAGGCCGCCACCTCTCCCCCGAACAAGAACTCCAGCTCTACCACCACTACGGCCTGGACATAGCCCCTCCACCCCCGCTCAACCACAACTCCACGAACACAACAACCCAGGAGGACCCCTGA
- the gcvP gene encoding aminomethyl-transferring glycine dehydrogenase, whose translation MTAHRMPLSELEQGIPFERRHIGPDVEARAKMLAQVGYGSLDELTAAAVPDVIKNAEALELPGARTEAEVLAELRSLADRNQVLGSMIGLGYYGTFTPPVILRNVMENPAWYTAYTPYQPEISQGRLEALLNFQTMVADLTGLPTSGASLLDEGTAAAEAMALSRRMGKNKKGLFLVDADALPQTIAVIETRAEPTGVEVVVADLSEGIPADVASREINGVLLQYPGASGVVRDLKPVIEQAHELGALVTVAADLLALTLLASPGELGADIAVGTTQRFGVPMGFGGPHAGYMAVREKFARSLPGRLVGVSVDADGHKAYRLALQTREQHIRREKATSNICTAQVLLAVMAGMYAVYHGPEGLRTIARRTHRYATVLAAGLTAGGVEVVHGAYFDTLTVRVPGRAAEVVAAAREHGVNLHLVDVDQVSISCDETTTRAQLGAVWTAFGLEGDVEALDAAVEDALPEALLRSDEYLVHPVFHSHRSETAMLRYLRRLADRDYALDRGMIPLGSCTMKLNATTEMEPVTWPEFGQLHPFAPAEQAQGYLTLIRELEERLAEATGYDKVSLQPNAGSQGELAGLLAVRGYHRANGDEQRTVCLIPSSAHGTNAASAVMAGMKVVVVKTAEDGEIDVADLRAKIEQYSDELAVLMITYPSTHGVFEEHVADICAQVHDAGGQVYVDGANLNALVGLAKPGRFGGDVSHLNLHKTFCIPHGGGGPGVGPVAVREHLAPYLPNHPLQPAAGPETGVGPISAAPWGSAGILPISWAYVRLMGGEGLKRATQVAVLSANYIAKRLEPHYPVLYTGPGGLVAHECIVDLRPLAKATGVSVDDIAKRLIDYGFHAPTMSFPVAGTLMIEPTESEDLTELDRFCDAMIAIRAEIEKVGSGEWPADDNPLRNAPHTAAALGGEWEHAYSREDAVFPAGVTPADKYWPPVRRIDQAFGDRNLVCSCPPLDAYEE comes from the coding sequence ATGACCGCCCATCGCATGCCGCTCTCGGAGCTTGAACAGGGAATCCCCTTCGAACGGCGCCACATCGGACCGGACGTCGAGGCCCGGGCCAAGATGCTCGCGCAGGTCGGGTACGGCTCGCTCGACGAGTTGACGGCCGCCGCCGTCCCGGATGTGATCAAGAACGCTGAGGCCCTGGAGTTGCCGGGCGCGCGTACCGAGGCAGAGGTTCTCGCAGAGTTGCGTTCGCTCGCGGACCGTAACCAGGTGCTCGGCTCGATGATCGGGCTCGGGTACTACGGGACGTTCACGCCACCCGTCATTCTGCGGAACGTGATGGAGAATCCGGCCTGGTACACCGCCTACACGCCATATCAGCCGGAGATCTCGCAGGGGCGGCTCGAGGCACTGCTCAACTTCCAGACCATGGTCGCCGATCTGACCGGTCTGCCCACCTCCGGGGCCTCACTGCTCGACGAGGGCACCGCCGCCGCCGAGGCCATGGCGCTGTCCCGGCGCATGGGGAAGAACAAGAAGGGCCTGTTCCTGGTCGACGCGGACGCGCTGCCGCAGACCATCGCCGTGATCGAGACCCGCGCCGAGCCGACCGGGGTCGAGGTCGTCGTCGCCGACCTGAGCGAGGGCATTCCGGCCGACGTGGCCTCGCGTGAGATCAACGGCGTGCTGCTCCAGTACCCGGGCGCCTCCGGTGTCGTACGCGATCTCAAGCCGGTCATCGAGCAGGCTCATGAGCTCGGAGCGCTCGTCACCGTCGCGGCCGATCTCCTCGCCCTCACATTGCTGGCGTCGCCCGGTGAGCTGGGTGCTGACATCGCCGTCGGTACGACGCAGCGGTTCGGTGTGCCGATGGGCTTCGGTGGGCCGCACGCGGGCTACATGGCCGTACGGGAGAAGTTCGCGCGCAGCCTGCCCGGGCGGCTCGTCGGCGTCTCCGTGGACGCGGACGGGCACAAGGCGTACCGGCTCGCCCTGCAGACGCGGGAGCAGCACATCCGCCGGGAGAAGGCGACCAGCAACATCTGTACGGCTCAGGTGCTGCTCGCGGTGATGGCCGGGATGTATGCCGTCTACCACGGGCCCGAGGGGCTGCGGACCATCGCGCGGCGTACCCACCGGTACGCCACCGTCCTGGCCGCCGGTCTCACGGCCGGCGGAGTCGAAGTCGTGCACGGCGCCTACTTCGACACCCTCACCGTGCGGGTGCCGGGGCGGGCCGCCGAGGTCGTCGCGGCAGCGCGGGAGCACGGGGTGAACCTGCACCTCGTGGACGTCGACCAGGTGTCGATCTCCTGTGACGAGACCACCACGCGGGCGCAGCTGGGCGCCGTATGGACCGCGTTCGGGCTGGAGGGGGACGTCGAGGCCCTCGACGCCGCCGTCGAGGACGCGCTGCCGGAGGCGCTGCTGCGCTCCGACGAGTACCTCGTGCACCCGGTGTTCCACTCGCACCGGTCCGAGACCGCGATGCTGCGCTACCTGCGGCGCCTCGCCGACCGGGACTACGCGCTGGACCGGGGCATGATCCCGCTGGGCTCCTGCACGATGAAGCTCAACGCGACCACCGAGATGGAGCCGGTGACCTGGCCCGAGTTCGGGCAGCTGCACCCGTTCGCGCCCGCCGAGCAGGCACAGGGCTACCTCACCCTCATCCGCGAGCTGGAGGAGCGGCTGGCGGAGGCCACCGGCTACGACAAGGTGTCGCTGCAGCCGAATGCCGGCTCGCAGGGTGAGCTGGCCGGGCTGCTGGCCGTACGTGGGTACCACCGTGCCAACGGTGACGAGCAGCGGACGGTGTGTCTCATCCCGTCCTCGGCGCACGGGACGAACGCCGCGAGCGCCGTCATGGCCGGGATGAAGGTCGTCGTCGTGAAGACCGCCGAGGACGGTGAGATCGACGTCGCGGATCTGCGGGCCAAGATCGAGCAGTACAGCGACGAGCTGGCCGTGCTGATGATCACGTACCCGTCGACGCACGGTGTGTTCGAGGAGCACGTCGCGGACATCTGCGCGCAGGTGCACGACGCGGGCGGGCAGGTGTACGTCGACGGTGCCAACCTCAACGCGCTGGTGGGCCTCGCCAAGCCGGGGCGCTTCGGCGGTGACGTCTCGCATCTGAACCTGCACAAGACGTTCTGCATTCCGCACGGCGGCGGCGGTCCGGGCGTCGGTCCCGTGGCGGTGCGCGAGCACCTGGCGCCGTATCTGCCGAACCACCCGCTGCAGCCCGCGGCCGGCCCGGAGACGGGTGTGGGGCCGATCTCGGCGGCGCCCTGGGGTTCCGCGGGCATCCTGCCCATATCGTGGGCGTATGTGCGGCTCATGGGCGGTGAGGGGCTCAAGCGGGCCACGCAGGTGGCGGTGCTCAGCGCCAACTACATCGCCAAGCGACTGGAGCCGCACTACCCGGTGCTGTACACCGGCCCGGGCGGGCTCGTCGCGCACGAGTGCATCGTCGACCTGCGGCCGCTGGCGAAGGCGACGGGTGTGAGCGTCGACGACATCGCCAAGCGGCTGATCGACTACGGCTTCCACGCGCCGACGATGTCGTTCCCGGTGGCCGGGACGCTGATGATCGAGCCGACGGAGTCGGAGGACCTGACCGAGCTGGATCGGTTCTGCGATGCGATGATCGCGATTCGCGCGGAGATCGAGAAGGTCGGCTCGGGCGAGTGGCCCGCGGACGACAACCCGCTGCGGAACGCCCCGCACACGGCGGCGGCGCTCGGCGGGGAGTGGGAGCACGCGTACAGCCGTGAGGACGCCGTCTTCCCGGCCGGGGTCACGCCCGCCGACAAGTACTGGCCGCCGGTGCGCCGGATCGACCAGGCCTTCGGCGACCGGAACCTGGTCTGCTCCTGCCCGCCGCTGGACGCCTACGAAGAGTAG
- a CDS encoding DUF5999 family protein, with protein sequence MCQHQPLCPTAASADREGARLVAHHPEQGWSLLCNGVLLFEDTGELLPDGQIIAPHRPLGTDKVMTAA encoded by the coding sequence ATGTGCCAGCACCAGCCACTGTGCCCGACAGCCGCATCCGCCGACCGGGAAGGCGCCCGACTCGTGGCGCACCACCCGGAGCAGGGCTGGAGCCTGCTGTGCAACGGCGTTCTGCTCTTCGAGGACACCGGTGAGCTCCTGCCGGACGGCCAGATCATCGCCCCGCACCGCCCGCTGGGCACCGACAAGGTGATGACGGCCGCCTGA
- a CDS encoding glutamate--cysteine ligase, whose product MGEKVVAGSFGLSDRQVYREKLRQCLAGLARLLEEKRFDRPKNLMGVEIELNLVGADGLPRMMNAQVLERIASRDFQTELAMFNLEVNIAPHRLGGRVFDQLSEELRTSLTYADRKAGEVDAGIVMIGILPTLDRDDLVSSNLSAGDRYTLLNDQIVAARGEDFTLDIDGVERLVCTSKSIAPEAACTSVQLHLQVTPGRFADVWNAAQAVAAAQVAIGANSPFLFGHELWRESRPPLFLQSTDTRPPELQAQGVRPRTWFGERWISSAYELFEENLRYFPALLPICDDEDPLGVLDAGGVPSLAELTLHNGTIYRWNRPVYGIADGVPHLRVENRVLPAGPTITDVIANAAFYYGVVRALAEESRPVWTRMPFEVAAANFDEACRHGIEAVLQWPRRGRYGGVGPVDAVHLVRDELLPLAEAGLDAWGVEPVDRDFYLGVIEDRCRRRVNGASWQVETFHRALAKGLGRDAALAATTRRYCELMRSGESVHTWPVGLPEPVPLG is encoded by the coding sequence ATGGGGGAGAAGGTCGTGGCGGGGTCGTTCGGCCTGTCCGACCGTCAGGTCTACCGCGAGAAGCTGCGGCAGTGCCTGGCGGGACTGGCGCGGCTGCTGGAGGAGAAGCGGTTCGACCGCCCCAAGAATCTCATGGGTGTGGAGATCGAACTGAACCTCGTCGGAGCCGACGGCCTGCCCAGAATGATGAATGCGCAAGTACTCGAGCGGATAGCGAGCCGAGATTTCCAAACAGAACTCGCCATGTTCAATCTGGAAGTCAACATAGCTCCACACCGGCTGGGCGGCAGGGTATTCGACCAGCTTTCCGAGGAGCTGCGCACCTCCCTGACGTATGCCGACCGGAAAGCGGGCGAGGTGGACGCGGGAATCGTGATGATCGGTATTCTGCCCACCCTCGATCGTGACGACCTGGTCTCCTCGAACCTCTCCGCCGGTGACCGCTACACGCTGCTCAACGATCAGATCGTCGCCGCCCGCGGTGAGGATTTCACCCTCGACATCGACGGCGTCGAGCGGCTCGTCTGCACCTCGAAGTCGATCGCGCCGGAGGCCGCCTGCACCTCGGTGCAGTTGCACCTCCAGGTCACCCCGGGCCGGTTCGCCGATGTGTGGAACGCGGCCCAGGCGGTCGCCGCCGCGCAGGTCGCCATCGGTGCCAACTCACCGTTCCTCTTCGGGCACGAGCTGTGGCGGGAGTCGCGGCCACCGCTGTTCCTGCAGTCCACCGACACCCGGCCGCCCGAGCTCCAGGCCCAGGGCGTGCGGCCGCGCACCTGGTTCGGGGAGCGGTGGATCTCTTCGGCCTACGAACTCTTCGAGGAGAATCTGCGCTACTTCCCGGCGCTGCTGCCCATCTGCGACGACGAGGATCCGCTCGGTGTCCTCGACGCGGGCGGTGTGCCCTCGCTCGCCGAACTCACCCTGCACAACGGCACGATCTACCGCTGGAACAGGCCCGTGTACGGCATCGCCGACGGGGTCCCGCACCTGCGTGTCGAGAACCGGGTGCTGCCCGCCGGGCCGACCATCACGGACGTGATCGCCAACGCGGCCTTCTACTACGGGGTCGTACGCGCTCTCGCCGAGGAGTCGCGGCCGGTGTGGACCCGGATGCCGTTCGAGGTGGCCGCCGCCAACTTCGATGAGGCGTGCCGGCACGGGATCGAGGCAGTGCTGCAGTGGCCGCGACGGGGGCGGTACGGCGGGGTGGGGCCGGTGGACGCGGTGCACCTCGTACGGGACGAACTGTTGCCGCTCGCCGAGGCGGGGCTGGACGCGTGGGGTGTCGAGCCGGTCGACCGGGACTTCTACCTCGGCGTGATCGAGGACCGCTGCCGGCGCCGGGTCAATGGGGCATCGTGGCAGGTCGAAACGTTCCACCGGGCGCTGGCGAAGGGCCTCGGACGGGACGCCGCGCTGGCCGCCACCACACGCCGGTACTGCGAGCTGATGCGCTCCGGGGAGTCGGTGCACACCTGGCCGGTGGGACTGCCGGAGCCGGTGCCGCTGGGGTGA
- a CDS encoding CPBP family intramembrane glutamic endopeptidase: MQGQAESVDGAVPRERPTRRILRDETLLVLGLSLGASGVSALISFIGSVTKPGGLKDQAATMNASAAPGRPWLDLAWQLFGITTALVPVALVAHFLLREGSGLRALGFDRTKPWPDLGRGAAIAAVIGSTGIAFYLLARGLGFNLTVVPEALPEVWWKYPVLILSAIQNAVLEEVIVVGYLLRRLQQLGWSPGSALAASSVLRGSYHLYQGIGGFIGNMVMGVVFVYLYRRWGRVGPLVVAHSLLDIGAFVGYALLAGKVGWLPTA, encoded by the coding sequence GTGCAGGGGCAGGCGGAGTCTGTGGACGGTGCTGTGCCGAGGGAGCGGCCGACCCGACGGATTCTGAGGGACGAGACACTGCTCGTGCTGGGGCTGTCGCTCGGTGCGAGTGGGGTGTCCGCGCTGATCAGTTTCATCGGGTCGGTCACGAAACCGGGAGGGCTGAAGGACCAGGCGGCCACGATGAACGCCTCGGCCGCGCCGGGCCGGCCGTGGCTCGACCTGGCGTGGCAGCTCTTCGGGATCACGACCGCGCTGGTGCCCGTCGCACTGGTCGCCCACTTCCTGCTGCGCGAGGGCTCGGGGCTGCGCGCACTCGGGTTCGACCGGACGAAGCCATGGCCCGACCTCGGTCGCGGGGCGGCGATCGCCGCGGTGATCGGCAGCACGGGCATCGCCTTCTATCTGCTGGCCCGCGGGCTCGGCTTCAACCTCACGGTGGTGCCGGAGGCGCTGCCCGAGGTGTGGTGGAAGTACCCGGTGCTGATCCTCTCCGCGATCCAGAACGCGGTCCTCGAAGAGGTGATCGTGGTCGGGTATCTGCTGCGCCGGCTCCAGCAGTTGGGCTGGTCGCCGGGGAGCGCGCTGGCGGCCAGTTCGGTGCTGCGCGGGTCGTACCACCTCTACCAGGGCATCGGCGGGTTCATCGGCAACATGGTGATGGGCGTGGTCTTCGTCTACCTCTACCGGCGGTGGGGGCGAGTGGGCCCGCTCGTGGTGGCCCACTCGCTGCTCGACATCGGGGCGTTCGTGGGATACGCGCTGCTGGCCGGGAAGGTGGGCTGGCTGCCTACGGCGTGA
- a CDS encoding PhzF family phenazine biosynthesis protein: protein MRIRIVDAFTDRPFAGNPAGVLLLDAFPDDAWLQNVAMEVNHAETAFTHPLPEGAEADWALRWFTPVAEVAMCGHATLATAHVLSTTGAHEGPVRFATRSGVLVATPRPDGSLTLDFPTAPLTPVPTPDGVAEALGAAPLGVFDTGPNVGDLLIELADEKTVRSLDPDHRALGRFSERGIIATARAADPAAGHDYVSRCFFPNVGIDEDPVTGSAHTALAPFWSERLGSPDLTGLQASRRSGLVRTELRGDRTLLSGHAVTVIEGELLTP from the coding sequence ATGCGTATCCGTATCGTCGACGCCTTCACCGACCGCCCCTTCGCCGGCAACCCGGCCGGGGTCCTCCTCCTCGACGCCTTCCCTGACGACGCCTGGCTGCAGAACGTGGCCATGGAGGTCAACCACGCCGAGACCGCGTTCACCCACCCCCTCCCCGAGGGCGCGGAGGCGGACTGGGCGCTGCGCTGGTTCACGCCCGTCGCCGAGGTGGCGATGTGCGGCCACGCCACACTGGCCACCGCGCACGTCCTCAGCACCACGGGCGCCCACGAGGGCCCGGTGCGGTTCGCCACCCGCAGCGGTGTCCTCGTCGCCACGCCCCGGCCGGACGGCTCCCTCACCCTCGACTTCCCGACCGCTCCCCTCACCCCGGTCCCCACTCCGGACGGCGTCGCCGAGGCCCTGGGCGCCGCGCCGCTAGGCGTGTTCGACACCGGCCCCAACGTGGGAGACCTGCTGATCGAGCTGGCCGACGAGAAGACGGTCCGCAGTCTCGACCCCGACCACCGGGCCCTCGGTCGCTTCTCCGAGCGCGGCATCATCGCCACCGCCCGCGCCGCGGACCCCGCCGCCGGCCACGACTACGTCTCCCGCTGCTTCTTCCCGAACGTCGGCATCGACGAGGACCCGGTCACGGGCAGCGCCCACACCGCCCTCGCCCCGTTCTGGTCCGAGCGCCTCGGCAGCCCGGACCTCACCGGCCTCCAGGCCTCCCGCCGCTCGGGCCTCGTCCGCACCGAGCTGCGCGGCGACCGCACCCTGCTGTCCGGCCATGCGGTCACGGTCATCGAGGGCGAGCTGCTCACGCCGTAG
- a CDS encoding PadR family transcriptional regulator, which translates to MRSRGQDFGFERGHGRRGGDHSRGRGDVEALRAAFGPFGPGHGGPGGFGPFGPGPWGGRGRGGPRGRARRGDVRASILALLKDRPMHGYEMIQEIAERSGGAWKPSPGSVYPTLQLLEDEGLIASETEGGKKLFSLTEAGRAAADEGSDAPWEEASRGVDWEALSEIRTAGFGLMEAFGQVWKTGSKDQRDKALAVINEARKKLYLILADED; encoded by the coding sequence ATGCGTTCCCGTGGACAGGACTTCGGATTCGAGCGTGGGCATGGACGCCGTGGTGGGGATCACTCCCGCGGTCGAGGTGACGTCGAGGCGCTGCGCGCCGCCTTCGGGCCCTTCGGGCCGGGTCATGGTGGGCCCGGTGGCTTCGGACCTTTCGGCCCGGGCCCCTGGGGTGGACGAGGGCGAGGCGGACCCAGGGGAAGGGCACGGCGAGGTGACGTACGCGCGTCGATCCTGGCCCTCCTCAAGGACAGGCCCATGCACGGCTACGAGATGATCCAGGAGATCGCCGAGCGCAGCGGCGGGGCGTGGAAGCCCAGCCCCGGCTCGGTGTACCCCACCCTTCAACTGCTGGAGGACGAGGGGCTGATCGCCAGCGAGACCGAGGGCGGCAAGAAGCTGTTCTCGCTCACCGAGGCCGGTCGCGCCGCGGCCGACGAGGGTTCCGACGCCCCCTGGGAAGAGGCCTCACGAGGGGTCGACTGGGAGGCGCTGAGCGAGATCCGGACGGCCGGCTTCGGCCTGATGGAGGCGTTCGGCCAGGTCTGGAAGACCGGCAGCAAGGACCAGCGCGACAAGGCGCTGGCGGTGATCAACGAAGCCCGCAAGAAGCTGTACCTGATCCTCGCCGACGAGGACTGA
- a CDS encoding type II toxin-antitoxin system Rv0910 family toxin, translating into MADVSAEARIEAPAEKVWARLVDWSAYGEWNTTHTGFPKGGPETLEVGGTFQENLKLMGFPAEVEWTIAELEPARVLAIRGKGPMAVDLATRYTLTPDGDATTVRIDGRFTGAAVSLMAGKLRDSATAALDESLRKLGALVT; encoded by the coding sequence ATGGCCGATGTCAGCGCGGAGGCACGCATCGAGGCTCCCGCCGAGAAGGTCTGGGCCCGGCTCGTCGACTGGTCCGCGTATGGCGAGTGGAACACGACGCACACCGGTTTCCCCAAGGGCGGCCCGGAGACGCTCGAAGTGGGTGGCACCTTCCAGGAGAACCTGAAGCTCATGGGCTTCCCGGCGGAGGTCGAGTGGACCATCGCCGAACTCGAACCCGCCCGGGTGCTGGCCATCCGCGGCAAGGGCCCGATGGCCGTCGACCTCGCCACCCGCTACACGCTCACACCGGACGGCGACGCCACCACGGTCCGCATCGACGGCCGTTTCACCGGCGCTGCCGTCTCCCTGATGGCGGGCAAGCTCAGGGACTCCGCCACGGCCGCCCTCGACGAGTCACTGCGCAAACTGGGCGCCCTGGTGACGTGA
- a CDS encoding Clp protease N-terminal domain-containing protein yields the protein MRPRIPRQSAVGHGPNHAELEVGLTDELASVIAGARRRALRDGDRQIDTAHLLHTLVESDPEVRAVFDGRQVARLLGYLVQRSIGYGLRWQIGVEDAGAVPGVPGTPGWSPVAARAMAQAYERAVRRGEERVHGVDLLAVIVAVPASRAVEVLRRTGVDVGALARRIEQLGDVRSGSASDR from the coding sequence GTGCGACCCCGTATTCCCCGGCAGTCGGCCGTAGGCCATGGCCCGAACCACGCGGAGCTCGAGGTCGGGCTCACCGATGAGCTGGCCTCGGTGATCGCCGGTGCGCGCAGACGGGCGCTGCGGGACGGGGACCGGCAGATCGACACGGCTCATCTGCTGCACACGCTTGTGGAGTCCGACCCCGAGGTGCGCGCGGTCTTCGACGGCCGACAGGTCGCCCGGCTGCTCGGCTACTTGGTGCAGCGCAGCATCGGTTACGGACTGCGTTGGCAGATCGGCGTCGAGGATGCCGGTGCCGTACCGGGGGTCCCCGGCACACCGGGTTGGTCGCCGGTGGCGGCGCGGGCCATGGCGCAGGCGTACGAGCGTGCCGTGCGGCGGGGCGAGGAGCGGGTCCATGGGGTCGACCTGCTCGCCGTGATCGTCGCGGTGCCGGCGTCGCGGGCCGTGGAGGTGCTGAGGAGGACCGGGGTCGACGTGGGGGCGCTGGCGCGGCGGATCGAGCAGCTGGGTGACGTCCGATCGGGGTCGGCGTCCGACCGGTGA